CCCGCAAGTTTCGGGTAACTTCTTAAAACAAGCTTTAGATAGTAAAAATTGGCCTCAACAAGTAGAAAAACAATATCTTACTTTGCCTCCCAGTACAGCCAAACCGCAAATAACTATTGACGGTAAGGTAAAAACGATATCTGTAATTCCTAGTAACGTAAAAACTTTAGTACGCCATAATTCTTTCCCCCTTGCCGAACTCTTAAAAAGAATGAATCGGTATAGCAATAATTACATGGCTGATATGATTGCCAATTCAGTTGGTGGTGCAAAGATAGTAGCGCAAAAAGCCGCTCAAACTGCTGGCGTTCCGCAAAATGAAATTAAACTAGTAAACGGTTCTGGATTAAGCGTAGATAATCGCATTTCCCCCCGTGCTGCTACGGCGATGTTTTTAGCGATCGAACGCTATCTCGCAGCTTATCAAATGAGTATTGGTGATGTATTTGCTATTGTTGGAAAAGACGAAGGAACTTTGGATAAACGGAATTTGCCATCGTTAGTAATAGTGAAATCGGGAACTTTAAATAATGTCAGTTCTTTGGCAGGCACTTTTCCTACTCAGCAGCAAGGAAATGTTTGGTTTGCCATTATGAATGTAGGAGAAAATACAGATGAATTACGCCTTCAGCAAGAAAGTTTGCTAAGTAGTTTTCTCCAAAAGTGGGGAGAGGTTACCTCTTTGCCAGCAGAATTCATTCCTAATCCGCTAATCCAAACTAAAACTTCTGGAAGTGAAATCGTCAATTAAAGGATGAAGGGTGAAGGATGAAGAATTTAATTTTGAATTTTGAATTTTGAATTCTCCACCATCCCCCCATTTCTCCACCTCCTCATCCTTTTTATCGTGGATCTTTTGGTCGAGCAACAGTAATACCAATTGAATTTGGTACGTTTGCTACATATACTTGCAAATCTTGGGAAATCCTGACTATTCCATTGGGTGAGGCATGAATTAAACCGAGATTGCCATTTTGGGTTTTGTAAACAAAGCCAGTGTGAGTGACATCTAAACCTTTGATGCTAGTAGCTACTCCTATAATGTCCCCTGGCTGAAGTTTGTTATATATGCCGCGAATCTGGTTTTTCGGAATATAATTAATAGTTAATCCATCAAGTTTATTTTCCATTTCAACAATGCACTGGTAATTAGCATCGTTGCTGACAAGTTGTGGATAATTTCGCCTGTTGTTACTAATAAAATTAAGTTTTTTATTGAGCAGGCTTCCACTACTAATAGTTTGGGTGATATTGTTTACTGTATTGCGTTTTTGATTATCAGTAATCCATTCCGAAAAATAATGTAATCGGCTGCAATATCCGTTCAATTGTCCATCGCGGTAACGTTGATCGGTTAAGCGATCGGTAAAAGTTTGATACGAGTAATCTTGGATGGCGACGCCGCGCGCGATCGCTAACACCGTTTCTACAAACAGTACGCAGTCAAATTTGTCAAAAGATATAAATAATGTTTCTTCTGGCGACCGATCTAATAAATTTGCTTTATACTGAGCGCCAAGGAATTGTTTAGAGATAACTTGTATAATTTCTCCCATCGGGCGATCGCTCAATTTCTGCTCGGTAGCATACTGCATCAATCGTTCAAAACGTCCCAAAGTCTCCCGCTCCCCAACCACTTCTTTAGTTTTTAAATCGGGTAGCGGATTTGGCTTTTCTAAATTCTCACTGGGGAGGGAAACCACAGGTTGAGAAATCGCCTGAACGGGCTTATTTAGCCAAAATCGGAAACCTATTAAGGAAGTAGCGCTGCCAGCGATGAAAGAAATTAAGGCAGCTAAACCTAAGATTTTCTTCATGTAAGACCTTTTTGGGGATCATGCTAGATTATGGCATCACTTACTGCTTTTCTGGTAGTTTTTAATAGTTGTGACAATATTGGTTGGCGGTAAGAGGACTGAAGTCCTCACTACGAACTTCCATCTATCATGCTGTTCGGAAAAAACTCGATCGAAAATGTAAAATCTTATGGCTTCATCCCCGCAACTAACTAGAGAATTAGGAGTATTGGGTGCGATCGTGATGGGCTTGGGGTCAATTATTGGCACC
Above is a window of Leptolyngbyaceae cyanobacterium DNA encoding:
- a CDS encoding D-alanyl-D-alanine carboxypeptidase → MQKKLRLTAALYIAALAMISGCSTPQAPADKTENPQADALEASDKKTEKIANAQLTKVNNIPGIADPNNPEPTINGEIEQYIKNLTEKGFSSQTQGVWMQAGNTLLANYRGTIPLPAASVTKVATSLAALQTFGPEHRFVTTIGATGSIENGVLKGDLIVQGGEDPLFVWEEAIALGNTLNQMGIQKVTGNLLVAGKFYMNFKTSPQVSGNFLKQALDSKNWPQQVEKQYLTLPPSTAKPQITIDGKVKTISVIPSNVKTLVRHNSFPLAELLKRMNRYSNNYMADMIANSVGGAKIVAQKAAQTAGVPQNEIKLVNGSGLSVDNRISPRAATAMFLAIERYLAAYQMSIGDVFAIVGKDEGTLDKRNLPSLVIVKSGTLNNVSSLAGTFPTQQQGNVWFAIMNVGENTDELRLQQESLLSSFLQKWGEVTSLPAEFIPNPLIQTKTSGSEIVN
- a CDS encoding N-acetylmuramoyl-L-alanine amidase-like domain-containing protein; protein product: MKKILGLAALISFIAGSATSLIGFRFWLNKPVQAISQPVVSLPSENLEKPNPLPDLKTKEVVGERETLGRFERLMQYATEQKLSDRPMGEIIQVISKQFLGAQYKANLLDRSPEETLFISFDKFDCVLFVETVLAIARGVAIQDYSYQTFTDRLTDQRYRDGQLNGYCSRLHYFSEWITDNQKRNTVNNITQTISSGSLLNKKLNFISNNRRNYPQLVSNDANYQCIVEMENKLDGLTINYIPKNQIRGIYNKLQPGDIIGVATSIKGLDVTHTGFVYKTQNGNLGLIHASPNGIVRISQDLQVYVANVPNSIGITVARPKDPR